The region CCGGACAAGGGGGAGAAAACATGTGGGAAGCGAAATTCGCCAAGGAAGGATTGACGTTTGATGATGTTCTTCTCATCCCAGCGAAGTCGGACGTATTGCCGCGCGATGTTGATGTAACCACGAAGTTGAGCGATACGCTGCAGTTGAACATCCCGATTCTCAGCGCCGGGATGGATACGGTCACCGAAGCGGAGATGGCGATTGCGATGGCGCGTCAGGGAGGCCTTGGCATCATTCACAAAAATATGTCGATCGAACAGCAGGCCGAGCAGGTCGACAAGGTGAAACGGTCGGAACGAGGCGTCATTACGGACCCGTTTTTCCTAACGCCGGATCATCAAGTGTATGATGCAGAACACTTAATGAGTAAATATCGGATCTCGGGGGTGCCGATCGTCAACAACCCCGAGGAGCAAAAATTGGTCGGCATTATTACGAACCGGGACTTGCGTTTCATTCAAGACTATTCCATTAAAATTTCCGAGGTAATGACGAAGGAAAACTTGATCACTGCTCCGGTGGGGACAACGTTAGAGGAAGCAGAGAAAATTTTGCAGCGACACAAGGTCGAAAAACTGCCTCTTGTTGATGAAAACGGTGTGCTGAAGGGATTAATTACGATCAAGGATATTGAAAAGGTCATTGAGTTCCCGAATTCGGCGAAAGATGCGAAAGGGAGGCTGATTGTCGGGGCGGCTGTCGGGGTGACGGCGGACACGATGATTCGCGTCAAAAAGCTTGTTGAGGCAGGGGTTGATGTCATTGTCGTTGACACGGCGCACGGCCATTCGAAAGGTGTCCTAGAGACGGTGGCCAACATCCGGCGCCAATACCCGGACTTGAACATCATCGCCGGCAATGTCGCGACAGCTGAAGGGACGCGCGACTTGATTGAGGCTGGGGCGAACATTATTAAAGTCGGAATCGGTCCGGGGTCCATCTGCACGACCCGGGTTGTCGCCGGGGTTGGTGTGCCGCAAATTACGGCGATCTACGACTGTGCGACTGAGGCGCGCAAACATGGCGTCCCGATCATCGCTGACGGCGGGATCAAATATTCCGGCGACATTGTGAAGGCGATCGCGGCTGGGGCGCATGCGGTTATGCTCGGCAGCTTGCTTGCTGGTGTTTCCGAAAGCCCGGGTGAGACGGAAATTTACCAAGGCCGCCGCTTCAAGGTGTACCGGGGCATGGGATCGGTCGCAGCCATGGAGCGCGGCAGCAAAGACCGCTATTTTCAAGAAGATGCGAAAAAGTTTGTCCCGGAAGGCATTGAGGGACGCGTTCCATACAAAGGGCCGCTTGCCGACACGATTTATCAGCTTGTCGGTGGGTTGCGCGCCGGCATGGGCTATTGTGGAACACGCAATTTGGAAGAGTTGCGCGAAAAAACGCAGTTTATCCGCATGACGAGCGCGGGGCTTCGTGAAAGCCATCCGCATGACGTGCAAATTACGAAAGAAGCGCCGAACTACTCTGCTTTTTGATCGGAGTTGCGCCGATCGGCTCAACTTTGACGGAG is a window of Geobacillus kaustophilus DNA encoding:
- the guaB gene encoding IMP dehydrogenase, whose protein sequence is MWEAKFAKEGLTFDDVLLIPAKSDVLPRDVDVTTKLSDTLQLNIPILSAGMDTVTEAEMAIAMARQGGLGIIHKNMSIEQQAEQVDKVKRSERGVITDPFFLTPDHQVYDAEHLMSKYRISGVPIVNNPEEQKLVGIITNRDLRFIQDYSIKISEVMTKENLITAPVGTTLEEAEKILQRHKVEKLPLVDENGVLKGLITIKDIEKVIEFPNSAKDAKGRLIVGAAVGVTADTMIRVKKLVEAGVDVIVVDTAHGHSKGVLETVANIRRQYPDLNIIAGNVATAEGTRDLIEAGANIIKVGIGPGSICTTRVVAGVGVPQITAIYDCATEARKHGVPIIADGGIKYSGDIVKAIAAGAHAVMLGSLLAGVSESPGETEIYQGRRFKVYRGMGSVAAMERGSKDRYFQEDAKKFVPEGIEGRVPYKGPLADTIYQLVGGLRAGMGYCGTRNLEELREKTQFIRMTSAGLRESHPHDVQITKEAPNYSAF